A window of Staphylococcus sp. 17KM0847 contains these coding sequences:
- a CDS encoding TIGR01440 family protein, with amino-acid sequence MEDFNQLLDELKSKSFFGNGELCVIGCSTSEVQGNRIGTAGSLDIAKEIYEALVQVQHETGVVFAYQGCEHINRALTIERKDFNPYVMEQVSVVPDTHAGGSLATYAYRHMKDPIVVEFICADKGIDIGQTLIGMHLKHVAVPVRTSIKRIGEAIVTVATSRPKKIGGERAKYQL; translated from the coding sequence ATGGAAGACTTTAACCAGTTATTAGATGAACTCAAGTCAAAATCTTTCTTTGGTAATGGAGAGCTATGTGTGATTGGGTGTTCGACTTCTGAAGTACAAGGCAATCGTATTGGAACTGCGGGTTCACTAGATATTGCAAAAGAAATTTATGAAGCACTTGTACAAGTGCAGCATGAAACAGGTGTTGTTTTTGCGTATCAAGGTTGTGAACATATTAATCGTGCATTAACAATTGAGCGTAAAGATTTTAACCCGTATGTGATGGAACAAGTGTCTGTTGTTCCAGACACGCATGCAGGAGGATCATTAGCCACATATGCATATCGTCATATGAAAGATCCAATTGTCGTAGAGTTTATCTGTGCGGACAAAGGGATTGATATTGGTCAGACGCTCATTGGTATGCATCTTAAACATGTTGCAGTACCTGTTCGTACCTCTATTAAGAGAATAGGTGAAGCAATCGTCACAGTTGCAACAAGTCGACCGAAGAAGATTGGTGGCGAACGTGCAAAATATCAACTTTAA
- a CDS encoding low molecular weight protein arginine phosphatase, with protein sequence MKIVFVCTGNTCRSPMAEGIARALLPQHNIISRGLMAQQGMRVSAHAQTLLSAGDYDVPQGSEPFTEDDSRADLILTMTSGHKQHIRMIYGDDVRVATLSEYVGTTYEVSDPYGGSYEMYKETFDQLTALISQLAKQLDMQ encoded by the coding sequence ATGAAAATTGTATTTGTTTGTACAGGTAATACATGCCGTAGTCCAATGGCAGAAGGAATTGCACGTGCGCTTTTACCTCAGCATAATATTATATCCAGAGGCTTGATGGCACAACAAGGTATGCGTGTTTCTGCACATGCTCAAACATTATTAAGTGCCGGGGATTATGATGTGCCACAAGGTTCAGAACCATTTACTGAGGATGACAGTCGAGCAGACTTAATATTGACTATGACTTCAGGACATAAGCAACATATTCGCATGATTTATGGAGATGATGTCCGTGTTGCAACATTGAGTGAATATGTGGGCACAACTTATGAAGTGTCGGATCCCTATGGTGGAAGTTATGAAATGTACAAAGAAACATTTGACCAATTGACAGCGCTTATTAGTCAGTTGGCAAAACAATTAGATATGCAATAA